One Alkaliphilus sp. B6464 genomic window carries:
- a CDS encoding 4Fe-4S binding protein, producing the protein MENNKVNKELKIKTEWCKGCEICVNFCPKNVLDIKNDKINIKDIDSCIKCGQCELRCPDYAIYLEVVGNEK; encoded by the coding sequence GTGGAAAATAACAAAGTAAATAAAGAGTTAAAAATCAAAACGGAATGGTGTAAAGGGTGTGAAATTTGTGTTAATTTTTGCCCTAAAAATGTACTTGATATAAAAAACGACAAAATTAACATAAAGGATATAGATAGCTGTATTAAATGCGGTCAGTGTGAATTAAGATGTCCAGACTATGCTATTTATTTGGAGGTGGTAGGTAATGAAAAATAG
- a CDS encoding 2-oxoacid:acceptor oxidoreductase subunit alpha, with protein MKNRAIKLMQGNEACVEGALTAGMRFYAGYPITPSTEIAEICAQKLPLVGGKFIQMEDEIAGMAATIGGSLAGLKSMTATSGPGFSLKQENIGYAALTEIPCVIVNVQRYGPSTGLPTAPAQGDVMQAKWGTHGDHPVIALSPTSVRETYDLTIKAFNLAEKYRTPVLLMLDEIVGHMREKIEIPNIEDIEIYNRLKPEKGDSDYRAYKVKENETVPRMAAFGEGFKFHVTGLMHDEFGFPTNNPGISDNLLRRIINKVSDNVDDIVMYDEEYMDDAEIVVLAYGGTYRSARSAVKQARKLGYKVGLFKPITIWPAPEKQIKEISKKIDKILVPELNLGQYCLEVERIVSGQSTIYSLCKVTGEAITPEEILTKIREVL; from the coding sequence ATGAAAAATAGAGCAATTAAATTAATGCAAGGAAACGAGGCTTGTGTTGAGGGAGCACTTACAGCCGGAATGCGCTTTTACGCAGGTTATCCTATTACTCCATCTACTGAAATTGCAGAAATATGTGCACAGAAATTACCTCTAGTAGGAGGTAAGTTTATTCAAATGGAAGATGAAATAGCTGGAATGGCAGCAACAATTGGAGGATCTTTAGCTGGATTAAAATCTATGACAGCAACTAGTGGACCAGGATTTTCACTTAAACAAGAGAATATCGGATATGCGGCATTAACAGAAATACCATGTGTTATCGTAAATGTTCAAAGATATGGTCCAAGTACAGGATTACCAACTGCTCCTGCACAAGGAGATGTTATGCAAGCTAAATGGGGGACTCATGGAGATCATCCAGTAATCGCTTTAAGTCCAACCTCTGTAAGGGAAACTTATGACTTAACGATTAAAGCATTTAACTTAGCAGAAAAATACAGAACGCCAGTATTGTTAATGCTTGATGAAATAGTAGGACATATGAGAGAAAAAATAGAAATACCTAATATAGAAGATATTGAAATATATAATAGATTAAAACCAGAAAAAGGCGACTCTGATTATAGAGCTTATAAAGTAAAGGAAAATGAAACTGTTCCAAGAATGGCTGCTTTTGGTGAAGGATTTAAATTTCATGTGACTGGTTTAATGCATGATGAATTTGGATTTCCAACTAATAACCCTGGAATATCAGATAACTTACTTAGAAGAATTATAAATAAGGTTAGTGACAATGTAGATGATATTGTTATGTATGATGAAGAATATATGGATGACGCTGAGATTGTCGTGTTAGCTTATGGTGGTACATACAGATCTGCAAGAAGCGCAGTAAAACAGGCAAGGAAATTAGGCTACAAAGTAGGATTGTTTAAACCTATAACAATATGGCCGGCTCCAGAGAAACAAATTAAAGAAATAAGTAAGAAGATAGATAAAATATTAGTTCCTGAACTGAATTTAGGCCAATATTGTTTAGAGGTGGAAAGAATTGTATCAGGACAAAGTACTATTTATAGTTTATGTAAGGTAACTGGCGAAGCAATAACTCCTGAAGAAATACTGACAAAAATTAGGGAGGTCTTATAA
- the surE gene encoding 5'/3'-nucleotidase SurE produces the protein MRKYMRILVTNDDGIFAEGIYKLAKHMQSNGEVIVVAPDSERSASGHAITMHSPLTVKKVNFFNTEIEAYSVNGTPADCVKIGVEVLCKTQKPDLVISGINNGPNLGTDVIYSGTVSAAVESAILDIPSIAVSMGSYESSQFDDAAQFISSILKKMIESSSLHNIIINVNYPAKPKSEIKGVKITTLGTRRYDNAFIERKDPWGNSYYWISGTVRDIKQDVESDIAAINKNYISITPIHFDLTHFKHFEELKKWDFHI, from the coding sequence ATGAGAAAATATATGCGCATTTTAGTTACTAATGACGATGGTATTTTTGCAGAAGGTATATATAAACTAGCAAAGCATATGCAATCTAATGGGGAAGTAATTGTAGTTGCTCCAGATAGTGAAAGAAGTGCTAGTGGACATGCAATCACTATGCATAGTCCATTAACAGTTAAGAAGGTGAACTTTTTTAATACAGAAATTGAAGCTTATTCGGTAAATGGAACACCAGCAGACTGTGTAAAAATAGGAGTAGAAGTGTTATGCAAAACTCAAAAACCAGATTTGGTTATTTCAGGGATTAATAATGGACCTAATTTAGGAACCGATGTAATATACTCTGGTACTGTTTCAGCAGCTGTAGAATCAGCTATTTTGGATATTCCATCAATTGCAGTTTCAATGGGAAGTTATGAGTCAAGCCAATTTGATGATGCAGCACAATTTATTTCATCAATATTAAAAAAAATGATTGAAAGTAGTAGTCTGCATAATATTATTATTAATGTTAATTATCCAGCTAAACCTAAGAGTGAAATAAAAGGCGTTAAAATAACTACATTAGGCACAAGAAGGTATGACAATGCATTTATTGAAAGAAAAGATCCTTGGGGAAACTCATATTATTGGATTTCAGGCACGGTAAGAGATATTAAGCAGGATGTGGAAAGTGATATTGCAGCAATTAATAAAAATTATATTTCTATTACACCAATACATTTTGATTTAACACACTTCAAACACTTCGAAGAACTGAAAAAATGGGACTTTCATATATAG
- a CDS encoding oxaloacetate decarboxylase subunit alpha: MTKLKITETVLRDAHQSLFATRMKTEEMLPIAEKLDQVGYHSLEMWGGATFDASLRFLNEDPWERLRSIRKVVKNTKLQMLLRGQNLLGYKHYADDVVSEFVKKSIYNGIDIIRIFDALNDIRNLETAVKATLEEGGHAQCALSYTISPAHNIEYYVNKAKNMESLGASSICIKDMSGILTPYAAFELVTELKKTVNIPLQIHTHYTSGIASMTYLKAIEAGIDVVDTAISPLALGTSQPPTEPLVAALKDTKYDTGLDLELLNEVAEYFRPIKEQYLKSGLIDPKVLGVDAKTLVYQVPGGMLSNLISQLKSQNKLDKFEEVLQEVPRVREELGYPPLVTPMSQMVGTQAVFNVITGERYKMVPKEIKDYVKGLYGQTTVPIKDDIKEKIIGNEEAITCRPADLIQPQLEILKEEMKEYSEQEEDVLSYALFPQIAESFFKERWAKKYKIETTLYDEEAKTHPV, from the coding sequence ATGACTAAGTTAAAAATTACCGAAACAGTGTTAAGAGATGCACATCAATCTTTATTTGCAACAAGAATGAAGACGGAAGAAATGCTTCCTATTGCTGAAAAACTAGATCAAGTAGGTTATCATTCACTGGAAATGTGGGGTGGAGCTACATTTGACGCTAGTTTGAGATTTTTAAATGAAGATCCTTGGGAAAGATTGCGTAGTATAAGGAAGGTTGTTAAAAATACAAAACTTCAAATGCTTTTAAGGGGGCAAAATTTATTAGGATATAAGCATTATGCTGATGATGTTGTATCAGAATTTGTTAAAAAATCGATTTATAATGGAATTGATATTATACGAATCTTTGATGCTTTAAATGATATTAGAAACTTAGAAACAGCAGTCAAGGCAACACTAGAAGAAGGTGGACATGCACAATGTGCTCTATCTTATACTATTAGTCCAGCACATAATATAGAATATTATGTAAATAAAGCAAAAAATATGGAGAGCTTAGGGGCTAGTTCTATTTGTATTAAGGATATGTCAGGAATTTTGACACCTTATGCAGCATTTGAATTAGTTACAGAATTAAAAAAGACAGTTAATATTCCGCTTCAAATACACACTCATTATACTAGTGGAATTGCATCAATGACATATCTAAAGGCTATAGAAGCTGGTATTGATGTAGTTGATACAGCAATTTCTCCATTAGCATTAGGAACATCTCAGCCACCAACTGAGCCTTTAGTAGCAGCTTTAAAAGATACTAAGTATGACACTGGTTTAGATTTGGAACTACTTAATGAAGTTGCAGAATACTTTAGACCAATAAAAGAACAATACTTAAAGTCAGGTTTAATCGATCCTAAGGTTTTAGGTGTAGATGCAAAAACATTAGTATATCAAGTTCCTGGTGGAATGTTATCCAACTTAATATCGCAGTTAAAATCTCAAAATAAGTTAGATAAATTTGAAGAAGTACTTCAAGAAGTACCAAGAGTTAGGGAAGAACTAGGATACCCTCCATTAGTGACTCCTATGAGTCAGATGGTAGGTACACAGGCGGTATTTAATGTTATTACTGGTGAGAGATATAAAATGGTTCCTAAAGAAATAAAAGATTATGTTAAAGGTTTATATGGACAAACAACAGTACCTATTAAAGATGATATTAAAGAAAAAATTATTGGTAATGAGGAGGCCATCACCTGTCGACCAGCTGATCTTATACAACCTCAACTAGAAATTCTTAAAGAGGAAATGAAAGAATACAGTGAACAAGAAGAAGATGTGCTTTCTTACGCACTGTTTCCACAGATTGCGGAGAGTTTTTTTAAAGAGAGATGGGCTAAGAAATATAAAATAGAAACTACTTTGTACGATGAGGAGGCAAAGACTCATCCAGTGTAA